The Streptomyces sp. Alt3 genome has a segment encoding these proteins:
- a CDS encoding helix-turn-helix domain-containing protein — protein MADRLLTVNQVAERLGTGLRFPRRLIEERRITFVKVGRHVRIPESAVEEYVSAHTVAPIVLRPASAYSYRRAA, from the coding sequence GTGGCGGACCGACTGCTCACCGTGAATCAGGTCGCCGAACGCCTCGGCACCGGTCTCCGCTTTCCTCGCCGGCTCATCGAGGAACGCCGCATCACGTTCGTCAAGGTCGGCCGACACGTCCGCATCCCCGAGAGCGCCGTGGAGGAGTACGTCAGTGCCCATACGGTGGCGCCGATCGTCCTGCGGCCCGCCTCGGCGTAC
- the repSA gene encoding replication initiator protein RepSA yields the protein MAHRPSPSKQKRSMPAPQLDPTVLGDVLRVASASDYTRWEDQIRRTGGCADPVHLSGWVTHKDKATGATLHRYSTAYEPGGRLRIACGNRRASRCPSCAWTYAGDTYHLIRAGLAGDDRRDITAAVRDHPRVFTTLTAPSFGPVHNRPDRGTCRCGTAHASDSGDLGSALDPETYDYAGAVLFNNHAGELWQRFTTRLRRELAIHAGIPRRELGDHLRVSFGKVAEFQKRGALHFHAVVRLDGPDGPCTPPPPWATVDLLTDAIRAAAAHSYTSVSVPAAGEQPARTFRWGRQLDVRPVKAFGDGSDVTEQAVASYVAKYATKAAENTGTLDRRIGELAELDRHRVPDHTRRLITACRELDSLYPDRRLWAWAHMLGFRGHFSSKSRTYSTTLGALRQERADYRASQEATVLGLADREPDTVLVLTDWQYVGHGHTPGEGALAATIARDLQTNRETARDVLKERNSNEGEW from the coding sequence ATGGCCCACCGGCCCTCACCCTCGAAACAGAAGCGGTCCATGCCCGCCCCACAGCTCGACCCGACCGTCCTCGGGGACGTTCTCCGGGTGGCCTCGGCCTCCGACTACACCCGCTGGGAGGACCAGATCCGCCGCACCGGCGGCTGTGCCGACCCTGTCCATCTGAGCGGCTGGGTAACCCACAAGGACAAGGCCACCGGCGCGACCCTGCACCGCTACTCGACCGCGTACGAGCCGGGCGGGCGCCTCCGCATCGCTTGCGGCAACCGCCGCGCCTCTCGCTGCCCCTCTTGCGCCTGGACCTACGCGGGCGACACCTACCACCTGATCCGCGCCGGCCTCGCCGGAGACGACCGCCGCGACATCACCGCCGCCGTCCGCGACCACCCGCGCGTCTTCACCACCCTCACCGCACCCTCGTTCGGCCCTGTCCACAACCGCCCCGACCGGGGCACCTGCCGTTGCGGCACGGCGCACGCCTCGGACTCCGGGGACCTGGGCTCCGCCCTTGACCCGGAGACCTACGACTACGCGGGCGCCGTGCTCTTCAACAACCACGCCGGGGAGCTCTGGCAGCGCTTCACCACCCGACTTCGCCGCGAACTCGCCATCCACGCGGGCATCCCACGCCGTGAGCTGGGCGACCATCTCCGCGTCTCCTTCGGCAAGGTCGCTGAATTCCAGAAGCGCGGAGCCCTCCACTTCCATGCCGTCGTACGTCTCGACGGCCCGGACGGACCTTGTACTCCGCCGCCCCCCTGGGCCACGGTCGACCTCCTCACCGACGCGATACGCGCCGCAGCCGCGCACTCGTACACGTCGGTCTCCGTCCCGGCTGCCGGTGAACAGCCGGCCCGGACCTTTCGATGGGGCCGACAGCTCGACGTCCGCCCGGTCAAGGCCTTCGGCGACGGTTCAGATGTCACCGAACAGGCCGTCGCCTCGTACGTGGCCAAGTACGCCACCAAAGCCGCCGAGAACACCGGCACCCTGGACCGCCGCATCGGTGAGCTCGCCGAACTCGACCGCCACCGCGTTCCCGATCACACCCGTCGGCTCATCACCGCATGCCGTGAGCTCGACAGCCTCTATCCAGATCGGCGCCTCTGGGCCTGGGCGCACATGCTCGGCTTTCGCGGCCACTTCTCGTCCAAGTCCCGCACCTACTCGACCACCCTCGGCGCCCTCCGCCAGGAACGCGCCGACTACCGCGCTTCACAGGAAGCGACCGTCCTTGGCCTGGCCGACCGTGAACCGGACACCGTCCTCGTCCTGACGGACTGGCAGTACGTCGGCCACGGGCACACCCCCGGCGAAGGAGCTCTCGCCGCCACCATCGCCCGTGACCTCCAGACCAACCGCGAGACCGCCCGCGACGTACTGAAGGAGCGCAATTCCAACGAGGGGGAGTGGTGA
- a CDS encoding SpdD-like protein, translating to MFQPKIPTMPQPSGLVTPPAVVQPTTITPGTPAPAPAAAPESSRPVVQLTPGTAVALVGAGTAVVLVVGTVLVSLLLAVAVTSASVAVCAVVLRSQIASDAKRR from the coding sequence ATGTTCCAGCCCAAGATCCCGACCATGCCGCAGCCCTCGGGCCTGGTCACCCCGCCCGCCGTAGTCCAGCCGACCACCATCACGCCGGGCACGCCTGCCCCGGCACCCGCCGCCGCCCCTGAGTCGTCCCGTCCGGTCGTACAGCTGACCCCCGGCACTGCGGTCGCGCTCGTCGGTGCCGGTACCGCCGTAGTCCTGGTCGTCGGCACCGTCCTGGTCTCGCTGCTCCTGGCGGTCGCCGTCACCAGCGCATCGGTCGCCGTATGCGCGGTCGTCCTGCGCTCCCAGATCGCGTCCGACGCCAAACGCCGCTGA
- a CDS encoding mobile element transfer protein: MPARDSFHSVMRIGPVQIGTHRDRTGRTAHAAVCTADRCGWSADYSSRTAAQLAARTHRCTAR; encoded by the coding sequence ATGCCCGCCCGCGACAGCTTCCACTCCGTGATGCGTATCGGCCCCGTGCAGATCGGCACCCACCGCGACCGCACCGGCCGCACCGCCCACGCCGCCGTCTGCACTGCCGACCGCTGCGGCTGGTCCGCCGACTACTCCAGCCGGACCGCCGCCCAACTCGCCGCCCGTACCCACCGCTGCACCGCCCGTTAG
- a CDS encoding DUF2637 domain-containing protein — protein sequence MGARHGLRIDAVLIQAVIAGALSFAHVHDLAAAAGQDGWKAWAYPVSVDLLLVAAWRRLRSEGPSRLAWCWFLIALFASLGANVATAGFLDLADPPAPLRLGIAGWPALAFLGGTLLAHSSGKPESAPPAAVTETKDVEPARVPDAAPIPSPAYELPAATALSSPPTPSPDTPVPAVLIDHARKVADEYRTRTGSPIDTDTLRSRLGVPPHLADAIAARLS from the coding sequence ATGGGCGCCCGGCACGGTCTCCGGATCGACGCGGTGTTGATCCAGGCGGTTATCGCCGGAGCTCTGTCCTTCGCCCACGTGCATGACCTCGCCGCCGCGGCCGGACAGGACGGCTGGAAGGCATGGGCCTACCCGGTCAGCGTCGACTTGCTCCTTGTCGCCGCCTGGCGTCGGCTGCGCAGCGAGGGTCCGTCTCGGTTGGCCTGGTGCTGGTTCCTGATCGCCCTGTTCGCGTCGCTCGGCGCCAACGTCGCCACCGCCGGGTTCCTCGACCTGGCCGACCCACCGGCCCCGCTCCGGCTCGGCATCGCCGGATGGCCCGCACTCGCCTTCCTCGGCGGCACTCTCCTCGCCCACTCGTCGGGGAAGCCGGAGTCAGCTCCGCCAGCCGCCGTCACGGAGACGAAGGACGTCGAGCCGGCGCGTGTCCCTGACGCCGCCCCGATCCCATCCCCGGCCTATGAACTCCCTGCGGCAACGGCCCTGTCCTCGCCACCGACCCCGTCCCCGGATACGCCCGTTCCCGCCGTGCTGATCGACCACGCCCGCAAGGTCGCCGACGAGTACCGCACCCGCACCGGATCACCGATCGACACCGACACCCTCCGCTCCCGCCTCGGCGTTCCGCCCCATCTCGCCGACGCCATCGCCGCCCGCCTCAGCTGA
- a CDS encoding FtsK/SpoIIIE domain-containing protein produces the protein MTAFTVALVLVVAAAGLLRWRRPAWYWLAFGVTLAALRVLVRYRSVMDACGLTVPPPRWRLSLARATNRPIPEPRPPRIRRLRPTRTGLVLRLKLRPGQDVFDIATASDRLRHSFSMFGVTSREVRSGVVEVRMTGYDVLKRVQMPAETETRAMRVPVGLREDGSVHYRDYRAIPHALTLGATESGKSVYQRNLVAGLAPLDVALVGLDCKQGVELFPLARRFSALADSPDTAAELLDALVARMADVYCLIRTQQRITVDVPDAEIAADIWDLPDELRPTPVVVLVDEVAELALYATKEEERRRDRIITALVRLAQLGRAAGIYLEICGQRFGSELGKGITMLRAQLTGRTAHRLNDETSANMAFGDIAPDAVLAAIQIPAELRGLAIAGDASGGWHRIRAPHTSLRQAVNLCNRYADRTPDLPELAPFRPTTGTSTELVPSAKASPATA, from the coding sequence ATGACCGCTTTCACGGTCGCTCTGGTGCTGGTCGTCGCCGCTGCGGGTCTCCTGCGGTGGCGGCGGCCCGCCTGGTACTGGTTGGCCTTCGGGGTCACCCTGGCCGCGCTGCGGGTCTTGGTCCGATACCGCTCGGTCATGGACGCGTGCGGGTTGACCGTTCCGCCGCCGCGGTGGCGGCTATCTCTGGCTCGGGCCACCAACCGGCCGATACCTGAGCCCCGCCCACCGCGTATCCGGCGACTGCGGCCGACTCGCACCGGCCTGGTCCTCCGACTCAAGCTCCGACCCGGCCAGGACGTCTTCGACATCGCCACGGCCTCGGACCGACTTCGGCACTCGTTCTCGATGTTCGGCGTGACCTCACGCGAGGTGCGGTCCGGTGTCGTCGAGGTGCGGATGACCGGATACGACGTGCTCAAGCGGGTGCAGATGCCTGCTGAGACGGAGACCCGGGCGATGCGGGTACCGGTCGGCCTTCGGGAGGACGGGTCGGTGCACTACCGCGACTACCGCGCGATACCTCACGCCCTCACCCTCGGCGCCACGGAGTCCGGCAAGTCGGTCTACCAACGCAACCTGGTCGCCGGCCTTGCTCCTCTGGACGTTGCTCTCGTCGGCCTCGACTGCAAGCAAGGGGTCGAACTCTTCCCGCTGGCGCGCCGGTTCTCAGCGCTGGCCGACAGTCCGGACACCGCTGCCGAACTCCTCGATGCACTCGTGGCGCGGATGGCGGACGTCTACTGCCTCATCCGTACCCAGCAGCGCATCACCGTCGATGTGCCGGACGCGGAGATCGCCGCCGACATCTGGGACCTGCCTGATGAGCTCCGCCCGACCCCGGTCGTCGTCCTGGTCGACGAGGTGGCCGAACTCGCCCTGTACGCAACGAAGGAGGAGGAGAGGCGGCGGGACCGCATCATCACCGCCTTGGTCCGTCTCGCGCAGCTCGGCCGCGCCGCCGGTATCTACCTCGAAATCTGTGGACAGCGCTTCGGCTCCGAACTCGGCAAGGGCATCACCATGCTCCGCGCCCAACTCACCGGCCGCACCGCCCACCGTCTCAACGACGAGACCTCCGCCAACATGGCCTTCGGCGACATCGCCCCGGACGCGGTCCTCGCCGCCATCCAGATTCCCGCCGAACTGCGAGGCCTCGCCATCGCGGGAGACGCGTCCGGCGGTTGGCATCGCATCCGCGCTCCGCACACCTCGCTCCGCCAGGCCGTGAACCTCTGCAACCGGTACGCCGACAGGACCCCGGACCTGCCCGAGCTGGCCCCTTTCCGGCCCACCACCGGCACCTCCACCGAGCTTGTGCCATCGGCGAAGGCCTCTCCGGCCACCGCCTGA